From one Conexibacter woesei Iso977N genomic stretch:
- a CDS encoding ATP-binding cassette domain-containing protein — MTDLSYAYPDGTRVLDGVSLTINNGERVAILGPNGAGKTTLALQLNGMLEGATGTVTIGDTVLSTRTRRAIRRQVGLVFQDPDDQLFLPTVRADVAFGPANLGLEGADLRERVDEALAAVDMTDLADRAPHALSAGQRRRAAVAGVLAMHPEVLVLDEPSSHLDPAARRELADVLVSLSLTVLLVTHDLPYALELCPRAIVLDQGQVVADGPTREILADEGFMRAHRLELPAGFNPLAA, encoded by the coding sequence CTGACCGACCTGTCCTACGCCTACCCGGACGGCACGCGCGTGCTCGACGGCGTGTCGTTGACCATCAACAACGGCGAGCGCGTCGCGATCCTGGGGCCCAACGGCGCGGGCAAGACGACGCTGGCGCTGCAGCTCAACGGGATGCTGGAGGGCGCGACCGGGACCGTCACGATCGGCGACACGGTCCTGAGCACCAGGACGCGCCGGGCGATCCGGCGCCAGGTCGGGCTCGTCTTCCAGGATCCCGACGACCAGCTGTTTCTGCCGACCGTGCGCGCCGACGTCGCGTTCGGCCCGGCGAACCTGGGGCTGGAGGGCGCGGACCTGCGCGAGCGTGTCGACGAAGCACTGGCCGCGGTGGACATGACCGACCTCGCCGACCGCGCGCCGCACGCGCTGTCGGCCGGGCAGCGGCGCCGGGCCGCGGTGGCGGGCGTCCTGGCGATGCATCCCGAGGTGTTGGTGTTGGACGAGCCGTCGTCGCACCTGGACCCGGCGGCGCGGCGTGAGCTGGCCGACGTGTTGGTGTCCTTGTCGTTGACGGTGTTGTTGGTCACGCACGACCTGCCCTACGCGCTGGAGCTGTGCCCGCGGGCGATCGTGCTCGACCAGGGTCAAGTTGTCGCGGATGGGCCGACGCGCGAGATCCTCGCCGACGAGGGCTTCATGCGCGCGCACCGGCTCGAACTGCCCGCGGGCTTCAACCCGCTCGCCGCATGA
- a CDS encoding precorrin-3B C(17)-methyltransferase, with translation MTGTLWIVGIGPGGAEHRTFAAARAVAEAEVVVGYGPYVDMVADLVVGDVVRGVMGEEERRADEALALAAEGKRVALVSSGDAGVHGMAARTLARAADLDVEVVVVPGVTAAQAAAAALGAPLTDDFAVVSLSDISTSWEGVEARLSALAPSGLALCLYNPRSTRRTEQFDRALEILRAARPATTPVALCHDVTRPGESVERTTLAALDPERVTMRTLVVIAGDTAAETGPWLVALRGTTAPGGATDVATPPTAEAAR, from the coding sequence ATGACCGGGACGCTGTGGATCGTCGGCATCGGGCCGGGCGGGGCGGAGCACCGCACGTTCGCGGCGGCGCGCGCGGTCGCGGAGGCCGAGGTCGTCGTGGGCTACGGGCCGTACGTCGACATGGTCGCGGACCTTGTTGTAGGGGATGTGGTGCGCGGCGTGATGGGCGAGGAGGAGCGCCGCGCCGACGAGGCGCTGGCGCTGGCGGCGGAAGGCAAGCGCGTTGCCTTGGTGTCGTCCGGCGACGCGGGCGTGCACGGCATGGCCGCCCGGACGCTCGCGCGCGCCGCCGATCTCGATGTGGAAGTGGTCGTGGTCCCGGGCGTGACCGCGGCGCAGGCCGCTGCGGCGGCTCTCGGCGCGCCGCTGACCGACGACTTCGCCGTGGTGTCGTTGAGCGACATCTCGACGTCGTGGGAGGGCGTCGAGGCGCGCCTCTCCGCGCTCGCGCCGAGCGGTCTCGCGTTGTGCTTGTACAACCCGCGCTCGACGCGCCGGACCGAGCAGTTCGACCGCGCGCTGGAGATCCTCCGCGCCGCCCGGCCCGCGACGACGCCGGTCGCGCTCTGCCACGACGTGACGCGGCCGGGCGAGTCCGTCGAACGCACCACGCTCGCGGCCCTCGACCCCGAGCGCGTCACGATGCGCACGCTCGTCGTCATCGCCGGCGACACCGCCGCCGAGACCGGCCCGTGGCTCGTCGCCCTGCGCGGAACGACGGCGCCGGGCGGAGCCACCGACGTGGCGACTCCGCCCACCGCCGAGGCTGCGCGATGA
- the cobA gene encoding uroporphyrinogen-III C-methyltransferase, which produces MTVTFVGAGPGDPELLTIAARRVLEEAEVVVYDRPSADAVVALAPACAERVCVGLAPGQRALSQDDVNALLVDYGRSGRDVVRLKSGDPFVASRGGEEAQVLQQAGVDVQVVPGVSSALGAPAAAGIPLMLRRLSVTATFVDGNDDPEHGTPPDWDLLAKLGGTLVILTGRGRIRRIAAKLIAGGLPGDTPVAAISAGSRPAQQVLRGTLGDLPAPLPPPVTFVVGAVAALNLTETEHVHAHP; this is translated from the coding sequence ATGACCGTCACCTTCGTCGGAGCGGGGCCGGGCGATCCGGAGCTGCTCACGATCGCCGCTCGGCGCGTGTTGGAAGAGGCCGAGGTGGTGGTCTACGACCGGCCGTCGGCGGATGCCGTCGTCGCGCTGGCGCCGGCCTGCGCCGAGCGGGTCTGTGTCGGGCTGGCGCCGGGGCAGCGCGCGTTGTCCCAGGACGACGTCAACGCGTTGTTGGTGGACTACGGCCGGAGCGGCCGGGACGTCGTGCGGCTGAAGTCCGGCGACCCGTTCGTCGCCTCGCGTGGTGGCGAGGAGGCGCAAGTCCTCCAACAAGCGGGCGTTGATGTACAGGTCGTTCCGGGGGTGTCGAGCGCGCTCGGCGCGCCGGCGGCCGCGGGCATCCCGCTGATGCTGCGCCGGCTGTCCGTTACAGCGACGTTCGTGGACGGCAACGACGACCCCGAGCACGGCACGCCGCCGGACTGGGACCTGCTCGCCAAGCTCGGCGGGACGCTCGTGATCCTCACCGGCCGCGGGCGGATCCGGCGGATCGCGGCGAAGCTCATCGCCGGCGGCCTGCCCGGCGACACCCCGGTCGCCGCGATCAGCGCGGGCTCGCGCCCGGCGCAGCAGGTCCTGCGCGGCACGCTCGGCGACCTGCCCGCGCCGCTACCGCCGCCGGTGACGTTCGTCGTCGGCGCGGTCGCGGCCCTGAACCTCACCGAGACGGAGCATGTTCATGCACATCCCTGA
- a CDS encoding energy-coupling factor ABC transporter permease has translation MHIPDGFLSGQACVAGAAVAGAGLAVCLRRMRAEERERDLPIAGLAAAFFLVGDAPMFPITVGTEGHLLGGALAVCLLGPWLGAVTIAVVAVIQALALGDGGISTLGLTIITLSLVPAFAGYPLTVALRRVLGRTPRGLAIACGIAAAIAVELSALTFVGEFWLGHAVAIDLSKIAWSTLGAYGVIAVIEGVLTGLIVRALLSARPDLVRIAEPVRHRWVQEPRAAEPARREEVPA, from the coding sequence ATGCACATCCCTGACGGCTTCCTCTCCGGCCAGGCGTGCGTCGCCGGCGCCGCGGTCGCGGGCGCGGGCCTGGCGGTCTGCCTGCGGCGCATGCGCGCCGAGGAACGTGAGCGCGACCTGCCGATCGCCGGCCTCGCCGCGGCGTTCTTCCTGGTCGGCGACGCGCCGATGTTCCCGATCACCGTCGGCACCGAGGGACACCTGCTCGGCGGCGCGCTCGCGGTCTGCCTGCTCGGGCCGTGGCTCGGCGCGGTGACGATCGCGGTCGTGGCGGTGATCCAGGCGCTCGCGCTCGGCGACGGCGGGATCTCCACGCTCGGCCTGACGATCATCACCTTGTCCTTGGTCCCGGCGTTCGCCGGCTACCCGCTGACGGTCGCGCTGCGGCGCGTGCTCGGCCGGACGCCACGCGGGCTGGCGATCGCCTGCGGGATCGCGGCGGCGATCGCCGTCGAGCTGTCGGCGTTGACGTTCGTCGGCGAGTTCTGGCTCGGGCACGCGGTGGCGATCGACCTGTCGAAGATCGCCTGGTCGACGCTCGGCGCCTACGGCGTGATCGCGGTGATCGAGGGCGTCCTGACCGGCCTGATCGTCCGGGCGCTGCTCAGCGCGCGGCCGGACCTCGTCCGGATCGCGGAGCCGGTGCGCCACCGCTGGGTGCAGGAGCCGCGCGCGGCCGAGCCTGCGCGCCGTGAGGAGGTGCCCGCATGA
- the cobM gene encoding precorrin-4 C(11)-methyltransferase, which yields MTGRVTFVGAGPGAPDLLTLRAVEALRRADVVVWARSLVDPAILEHAQEGAELVPSDERTHEEIVEIYARARRDSLEVARVHSGDPTVYGALHEQLAACRALGLAIEIVPGVSSVSAAAVALGQELTIPDVSQTLIYTRRPTRTSMPANEQLVELARHGTTLVLFLSVRRPRELQADLMEGGYTAETPCAVVYRASWPDELVVRCELKDLATSIKSNRITTQALVLVGPALGDASCAGRSHVYDPGYGHRYRRLGRPDRYRDKAPKP from the coding sequence ATGACCGGCCGCGTCACGTTCGTCGGCGCGGGGCCGGGCGCGCCGGACCTGCTGACGCTGCGGGCGGTCGAGGCGCTGCGGCGCGCGGACGTCGTGGTCTGGGCGCGGTCGCTGGTCGATCCGGCGATCCTGGAGCACGCGCAGGAGGGCGCCGAGCTGGTGCCGTCCGACGAGCGCACGCACGAGGAGATCGTGGAGATCTACGCGCGTGCGCGCCGCGACTCGCTCGAGGTCGCTCGGGTGCACTCGGGCGACCCAACGGTCTACGGGGCGCTGCACGAGCAGCTCGCCGCGTGCCGCGCGCTGGGCCTGGCGATCGAGATCGTCCCGGGCGTGTCGTCGGTGAGCGCGGCGGCGGTCGCGCTGGGGCAGGAGCTGACGATCCCGGACGTCTCGCAGACGCTGATCTACACGCGGCGCCCGACGCGGACGTCGATGCCGGCCAACGAGCAGCTGGTGGAGCTCGCCCGGCACGGGACCACGTTGGTGTTGTTCCTGAGCGTGCGGCGCCCGCGCGAGCTGCAGGCCGACCTCATGGAGGGCGGCTACACGGCGGAGACGCCGTGCGCGGTGGTCTACCGCGCGTCGTGGCCGGACGAGCTCGTCGTCCGGTGCGAGTTGAAGGACTTGGCCACGTCGATCAAGTCCAACAGGATCACGACGCAGGCCCTGGTGTTGGTCGGGCCCGCGCTGGGGGACGCGTCGTGCGCGGGGCGCTCGCACGTCTACGACCCGGGCTACGGGCACCGCTACCGGAGGCTCGGCCGCCCGGACCGCTACCGGGACAAGGCGCCGAAGCCGTGA
- the cbiE gene encoding precorrin-6y C5,15-methyltransferase (decarboxylating) subunit CbiE yields MRGALARLRPGLRAPLPEARPPGPLPGQGAEAVIAVLGVAGGRVPPGTEDVLAGARVVAGGAAVLRALAPAGARQVVLGAGVDAALEELVGVDAVVLASGDPGFFGIVRALRRHVGPEELAVHPAPSSVALAFARLGVPWDDALVVSAHARDPRPALATALRHPKVAILTDGDATPAWFAARLEGRRLAVCARLGLDGETVVTGSASEIAAREWDQPNVVVSLGDAEEPAAVDAWALPEDAFDHRSGMITKREVRAVALAALGPATGRLIWDVGCGSGSVAVECARLGAAVFAIDHDADAVGRTRANAARFGVPVAVVEGVAPMALAALPDPDAVFVGGGGRDVEAILEACAARDTTRAIVVTLALIDRVGPVLERLAALGFEAEATLLHASRLSPLAGGHRLAATNPITIAVGRR; encoded by the coding sequence GTGCGCGGGGCGCTCGCACGTCTACGACCCGGGCTACGGGCACCGCTACCGGAGGCTCGGCCGCCCGGACCGCTACCGGGACAAGGCGCCGAAGCCGTGATCGCCGTGCTGGGCGTGGCCGGCGGGCGGGTGCCGCCGGGGACGGAGGACGTGCTGGCGGGCGCGCGCGTCGTGGCGGGCGGCGCGGCGGTGCTGCGCGCGCTGGCGCCGGCGGGCGCGCGGCAGGTGGTCCTGGGCGCGGGGGTGGACGCGGCGCTGGAGGAGCTTGTTGGTGTGGATGCCGTCGTGCTCGCGAGCGGTGACCCGGGGTTCTTCGGGATCGTCCGCGCGCTGCGGCGGCACGTGGGGCCGGAGGAGCTGGCGGTGCACCCGGCGCCGTCGTCGGTCGCGCTGGCGTTCGCGCGGCTGGGTGTGCCGTGGGACGACGCGCTCGTCGTCAGCGCCCACGCGCGCGACCCGCGGCCGGCGCTGGCGACCGCGCTGCGGCATCCGAAGGTGGCGATCCTGACCGACGGCGATGCGACGCCCGCGTGGTTCGCGGCGCGCCTGGAGGGGCGGCGGCTCGCGGTCTGCGCGCGGCTGGGGCTCGACGGGGAGACGGTGGTGACCGGCTCGGCGTCCGAGATCGCGGCGCGCGAGTGGGACCAACCCAATGTGGTGGTGTCGCTCGGCGACGCGGAGGAACCGGCGGCGGTCGATGCCTGGGCGCTGCCCGAGGACGCGTTCGACCATCGCTCCGGGATGATCACGAAGCGCGAGGTGCGGGCGGTCGCGCTCGCCGCGCTCGGGCCGGCGACGGGGCGGCTGATCTGGGACGTCGGCTGCGGGAGCGGGTCGGTGGCGGTCGAATGCGCGCGGTTGGGCGCGGCGGTCTTCGCGATCGACCACGACGCCGACGCGGTCGGGCGCACCCGCGCCAACGCGGCGCGGTTCGGGGTGCCGGTCGCGGTCGTCGAGGGCGTCGCGCCGATGGCGCTCGCCGCGCTGCCGGACCCGGACGCGGTGTTCGTCGGCGGTGGCGGCCGGGACGTCGAGGCGATCCTGGAGGCCTGCGCGGCGCGGGACACGACGCGGGCGATCGTCGTGACGCTCGCGCTGATCGACCGCGTCGGTCCGGTCCTGGAGCGCCTGGCGGCGCTCGGCTTCGAGGCCGAGGCGACGCTGCTGCACGCCTCGCGCCTGAGCCCGCTCGCGGGCGGGCACCGGCTCGCGGCGACCAACCCCATCACGATCGCGGTCGGGCGGCGATGA
- a CDS encoding cobalamin biosynthesis protein, producing MIAVGVGASRGCPLGELEDLVTAALAEAHVEHVDVLASADVKADEGAILALAAARGWRFVTFPAAALAAVPVPTPSATVAAHVGTPSVAEAAALLAAGDGSELMILKRRSAHATCAVAGTEDAWPVA from the coding sequence ATGATCGCGGTCGGCGTCGGGGCGAGCCGCGGGTGCCCGCTGGGCGAGTTGGAGGACTTGGTGACGGCCGCGCTCGCAGAGGCCCATGTGGAGCACGTCGATGTCCTTGCGTCGGCCGACGTGAAGGCCGACGAGGGGGCCATCCTCGCGCTCGCGGCGGCGCGCGGGTGGCGGTTCGTCACGTTCCCCGCGGCGGCGCTGGCGGCGGTCCCGGTCCCGACGCCGTCGGCGACGGTCGCCGCGCACGTCGGGACGCCGAGCGTCGCCGAGGCCGCCGCGCTGCTGGCCGCGGGCGACGGCAGCGAGTTGATGATCTTGAAGCGCCGCTCGGCGCACGCGACCTGCGCGGTCGCGGGAACGGAGGACGCATGGCCCGTCGCGTAG